The genomic window GCGCCTACGACGCGGTCGTTGGCTTCGACCACGCCACGCTGAGCGAGACGCCGCTGGCGAACGCGCGTGACCTGATGGAGCGGCTGCGCACGGTGGGCGCGACGCCCCGGAGATCGACGCGGTGAGCTACAGCCGGGGCGGCATCGTCTATCGCTCGCTGCTGGAGCTGGTCCTCCCGGGCGCCGACTGGCGGCCGCGCACCGGCCGTGCCGTGTTCGTGGCGGCCACGAACGGCGACACGCAGCTCGCCGCGCCGGGCAACTGGTACCGACTGGCCGACCTCTACGTGAACCTGGCCGTCGGCGCGGCGCGCGGCCTGCCGCTGCTGGCGCCCGCCAGCCCGGTCTCGCCGATCGTCTCCGAGCCGATGCAAGGGCTCGGCGCGCTCGTGAAGCTCCTGGCGCGGCACGTCGTGGAGCGGGCGGCGGTGCTGGGGCTCGCGGCCATGGAACCCGGCGGGCCGTTCCTGAAGGAGTTGAACGCCGCGCAGGCGCCGGCTCAGGGGGAGGAAGGGCTTCGGCGGTTTGCGATCATCTCGGAGTTCCAGGCGCAGATCGAGGGCGGAGAGCACGCGCCGCGCGAGCTGCCGCAGCGGCTGCTGACCAGGCTGGGCGACGCACTGGTGGACCAGTTGATGGGTGAGGCGAACGACCTGGTGGTGAACACCGCCTCGATGACGCACATCGACGACGCGCCCGCGCCGCTAGACGACTGCTACCGCTTCGGCGCGACGCCCCGCGTCTACCACCTGAACTACTTCGCGCAGCCGGAGGTGGCACGCTGTCTGGCCGACTGGCTGGCGCTGTCGGCGGACTGACGCGCCCCAGGCCGTGACGGCGCGCGCCGGCTGCTCTCACCGAACGGTGCCCGGCGAGCCGCCCTCGTCTCGGTGCATCCAGGGCGTCCGCGCGTCCCAGGCGCGCACCAGGGCGTCGAGGGCGCGCGCCGTTTCATCCTGCTCGCCGCCGCGGGCGAGGTTCCGCAACTGGTAGGGGTCGGCGCGCAGGTCGTGGAAGCGATGTGGGCGCTCGGCGAGGTCGCGTCTGTTCGTCCGGGGCAGCCCGTATAGATGCGTCGGGGTACGCACCCCCACGCCATCGCCGCCAGTCTCCACGAAGGCGTGCGGCCGCTCGAGCGCCTCGCGCTCGCCGCGCAGGATGGGCGCGAGACTGCTGCCGTGAACGTGGGCGGGCGGCTCGAGGCCGGCGAGCTCCAGCAGCGTCGGCATCACGTCGATCGTGGAGGCCACGTGCCCGCTCGCCACGCGCGGCGCGCGCGCCGGCCGCCCCGCGCACCGGACCACGAGCGGCACGCGGATGCTCTCCTCGTCGAGCGTGTCCTTCTGCACTCGCCCGTGGCTTCCCAGGTTGTCGCCGTGGTCGGAGGTGAGGAGGACCACGGTCTGCTCCTCCAGGCCGGCGGAGTGCAGGGCATCGAGCATGCGGCCCACGCACTCGTCGGCCCACGTCGTCATCCCGGCGTACTCCGCGTACAGCTCGCGGAGCCCGTAGCCGGCGGGCAGCGTCTCGGTGTGTGGCAGGTGGTGGTTGTAGAAGCGGAAGTCCCACCGGTAGACGCGCAGGTGGTACTCGCCGTTGGGCAGCGGCCCGTCCGGGTCGGCGTTGGGGCGCAGCACCATCGCGGCGGGATCGTACATGGCGCGCACGCGCTCGGGGGCGTCGGCCAGCGGGCAGTGGGGCGGCGAGATGTTGTAGTAGAGGAAGAACGGCTCCGCCGCGCCGCGCCGGTCGGCAAGGAACCGCTCCACCTCGGCGGCCTCGAAGTCGACGCTGTAGCCCGGCGGCACGAACTCCGGTCCCCCGTTGCGTGTGTAGCTCTGGCCGGTGTGGCAGTGGTGGACGCGCGGGATCAGGTACTCGTGAAAGCCCACGTCGTGCGGCCAGGTGTGGATGTGCCACTTGCCGATCGCGGCGTTGTGGTAGCCGTGTTCCGCCAGGATCTCCGGCAGCGTCGGGTCCGGCAGGTGTGGCCGGCCATGCGCCGGGTACTCGGGCATGTCGACGTGCCCTTCGGACACGTGGGCGAAGTTGGCGACGCCGTTCGTGCACCGGCGCGCGTACTGTCCCGAGAGGAGCGCCGAGCGCGCCGCCATGCAGACGGGGAAGCTCGTGATCGCCGTCTCGAAGCGGGTCCCCCCGGCCGCCAGGCGGTCGATGTTCGGGGTGCGCACGACGGGGTGCCCGTAGCACCCCACCTCAAAGGCGCGAAGCTGGTCGGCCTGGCAGATCACGATGTTGGGCGGGCGTGGCATCGTCTCTCCTCCCGGTGCGCGCCGTGGGCGCTCGCAGCCGCTTCAGTCACGGTGGTGTCCTCGAGCCCTGGAGCCGCGTCCTACGCCGGCTCCTCGCGCAGCAGCCAGACCTCCGAGACCTGGCAGGCGCGCCCGTTGCCGCCCGCTCCCGGCTCCGCGCTCCACGTCAGGGTCAGCGAGCCGTCGGCGGTGGCCCCGGCCGGCACGCCGAACTCGAGCGGGCGCGGCGGCGCCGGCCGCTCGATGGGGCCATGCACGGCGAGCCCTCGGCCCGCGGTCAGACCGACCCGTCGGCGCGGGCTGTCGCAGCCATAGACGACGCGCACGCGGTAGCTCGCCCCGGCATCCAGCCCGTCCCAGCGCATGGAGAGCGGCGTGTCGTAGAGCGTCTCGATGTAGCGCGACCAGGCGAGGCGGCCGGCCCGCTCAGCGAAGCCGACCCGCGGCGTTCGCGATGCGCCCGGGTCGCCGTCCGGGTCCGCCGCCGGGAGCAGGTGCGGGCGGCGCGCGGGGTTGCCGGGCTCTTCGTGGAAGCCTCCGGGGCCCGGGTCCGTCCAGCGCCGCAGCCCCTCGATGGCGCGCAGTCGGGCGGCCTCGTCCGGCAGGACAGCGATCTCCTCGAATCGCGCCTCCAGCCAATCCCGCTCGTTCAGCGGGGCATCGGCGCTGTCCAGGTTGGCGCCGCGCTCGCGCGCGATGGCCGCGTAGCGCGGAACGCTGAGCTGCATGCGCACGCTCTGGTAGAGCGCCTCGCCCAGCTCGAACAAGCGGGCTCGGAGCGCGAGGCCCACGGGCTCGGTCACGGCGCGGTCCAGCTCCTCGCGCGCCCGGCGCAACGCGAGCGCCGCGCCGGTGCGAGGGGCCTCCGCCAACCGCTCCATCGCGCGCTCCTCAAGCTCCGTCTCGTGGAGCAGGCGACGCCGCACGTAGGCATCGTAGTGTGCGCGGTAGAGCGCTTGCTGGAACCGCCAGTTGAGGCGGTCGCCAGGCGTGGCGCGCCGCTCCATCTCCTTGAACTGCGCCAGCGTCGTCGCGACCCCGGCGTTGGCGGCCAGCGGACCGCGCCAGTTGCGCTCCAGGGCCAGAAGCCCCTGGGCCAGGGCATCCGCCATGTGCTCACCCACGAAGTAGCGAGCGTAGTCGCGCAGCACCTCCAAGAGGATGGCGTCCGGGTCCCAGCCGAGGGCGCTCCACACCGCCTTGTTGACGTCGTCGTTGCAGCCTTCCGAGTAGGTGAGGAAGCCGACGGTGTGCGGCGCGGTGGCGCGGAAGATGGCGGCCTGGCGCAGCGGCTCGGGGTTGATCGGCTCGCGCCCCTCCGTTCGGGCGAAGGCCAGGTCCCAGTCCGGCGGCGGATACTGGCAGCGCGTGCAGTGGGTGATGTCCGGGTAGTGGCGGATCGGGTACTCCGCCGGCACCGCGGCGCGCAGTTCTGGCAGGCTCAGGCGCACCTGCGGGCCAAAGACCACGCCCGTGAGCCAACTGGGGCGCCCGTCGCGCAGGATCGTCAGGAACGTGTCCATCCACTCCGCCGAGAAGCCCTGCGGCGCGACCCAGACCTGGGCGCGTGGATGGCGACGGCGTAACGACTCCGCCTGTCGCTCCAGGAGCGCCATTTGCACGCGCGGCTCGGTGTGGCCGGGGTCGCCGCCCGGTACGAAGAGCGCGTCGATGCGCGGCAGCTGCTCGAACACGGCACCCCACTCCTGGAGCGCGGACCGCACCGTGGCCGGGTCGGCGTAGTCGGGGTCGAGGGCCGGGTACCAGATCCACACGTCCAGTCCATAGGAGTCGAGAAGTGCCGACATGGCCTTCATCATCGCCATCGGCGGAGCCGGGAAGTGCGGGCTGTCGGCGTCGTCGTCGGAGCGCGGCGGGATGAGCTCCACGGCGTTGGCGCCGAAGACGGCCAGGTCGCGCACGTATTGCTCCCACATCGTCAGGTCCCAGCCGTCGTACGAGTTGGTCTTGGGGCGGTAGCCGAGCTGATGACCTCGGAGCGCGTAGCGCGGGGTCGTGGTCAGGTCGAAGCCCGCGGGCACGCCGGCCGAGTCGCGGCCACCCCGCAGCGCCCGCAGGAGCCGTCCCACTCCGAAGAGCACGCCGCGCGCGTCGTCCGCGCTGACACGCACGGCCGCCGCGCCCGCCGCCGGGGCCGTGGCCAGCCGGTAGCCCTCCGGCCCGACGGCCCGCGCCTCGACCGAAGGCGGCGAGAGGGGCGCCAGATCCGCCTCGCGGCCGACCATCACCACCGGCGCATCGCCCACGGGCCAGGCGTGCGCCACCGGCCAGCGCAGGCGCGTGCGCCGCTCCACCTCCTCCACGAGCATCTGGATCGCGCGGCGTTCCGGCTCCGGCCGGTCGGGCGGGGTTACGACCACCGCGTGAGCGAGATCCACCATGTCCACGGCTGCCGGGCCTCCTCCCTTCCCGGGCAATCAGGTTCCTTCCGCGCCGCGGGTATCCCTGCCGTTGCCTGGGCGAAGGCGGCCCGTTGACGGTCTACTCGGGGACCGGGTCCGGACAGGTACGCCGAGCGAGAACGGCCGCAAACGCCGTTGTTGACAACTCGCGCACCCTCTGTTACACTGGCTAAAGCAGGTTTAGCCCGGCGCGCTCCCCTCTTCGGCGCGAGCGCGCCCGGGGTGGCGCGCCCGCGTCCGTCGAACCAGACGGGAACGACCCATGCCAGGATCCATGCCGGCCCGCGACCCGCGAACGACGCTGACGCAGGTCGCCGAGCGCGCCGGCGTCTCGCTGACGACCGCATCGCTCGTGCTCGGAGGCAAGGCGGACCAGCACCGCATCTCCTCCGACACGCTGCAGCGCGTCCTGCGCGCGGCCGAAGAGCTCGACTACGCGCCGAACCTGCTCGTGAAGTCGCTGCGGCACGGCCACACGAACATCCTGGCTTTTCTCAGCGCGTTTCGGCACCGCCACGCGAGCGATCTCTACATGGATCGCCTCTCGACGTCGATCGAGATGGCGGTGGGACGCCACGGCTACAACGTCCTCGTCTACTGCAACCACGCCCTTGGGGCCGAGGAGACCTACCGCTTCCTCAACGGAGGCCACACGGATGGCCTGTTGTTTTTCGCCCCGCTCCCCGACGACCCCCTGCTGCCGTATGTGCGCCAGTCGCGTCAGACAACCGTGCTCATCAACGCGCGCGACGATGCCGGAGTGCTCCCGTGCGCACGCGACGACGTCGAGAGCGGCATGTGCCAGGTCGCGCATGCGCTGCTCTCGCTCGGGCACCGGCGGATCGTCGCGCTCGGCGAGGAAGGCCGCGCCTTCCGCGACTCCGCGGAGCGAATCGCGCTCCTGGAGCGCCATCTGTGCGAGGCGGCGCCAGTCGGCCTCGAGTTCGCGACCGCATCGCTGCGGGGCAGCGCCGAGTCGCTGCTCCGCGATCTCATGGGCGGCGCGCGGCCGCCGACCGCGCTCTTCTGCTGGCGCGACCGGATGGCCTACTGGTTCCTGGAGGCGTGCGAGTCGCTCGGCATCGACGTGCCGGGGCGGCTCTCGATCGTGGGCTACGACGGCCTGCACTGGCCGGCGGCCACGCGTCACGTCGCCGCGTCCGTCCGTGTGGACCTGGACGCGCTCGCGGAGGCCGCCGTGGGCCTGCTGGACGGCCTCATTCATCGCCGCCACGGCGCGCCCGACGAGGCGCGGGTGCCCGTGGTTCTCTCGCCCGGAACGACACTGGGGCCCGCAAGCGGCCCATGACCCATGCCGAAGGGAGACGACGATGCCGGGTTCCGCTTGGGCGCGACCCCGCGCGCGCGGGTTCACGCTGATCGAGCTGCTTGTTGTGATCGCGATTATCGCCATTCTGGCTGCCATCCTGTTCCCCGTCTTCGCTCAGGCCCGCGAGAAGGCGCGGGGCATCACCTGCCTCTCCAACATGAAGCAGATCATGCTTGGAGAACTCATGTACGCGCAGGACTTCGACGAGACTCATAGCTGGACGTGGGGTTGGGACCCCACCTGGGTGCCCTGGCACCAGCAGGTCGACCCCTACATTAAGAACCGCCAGATCTGGGAGTGCCCCGACGACGCGTGGGGGCACGGGCAGGACGCCCTCGACAGCGCGCGCCCCGCCACGCCGGTGAGCTACAGCCAGAACTTCCGATGGCCGGAGAACAGCTGGGGCTGGGGCGCCGACTCGCCGAGCTACCTGATGTCGCCGGCCTCCGCTGCCGACGCCTCCATCACGAGCCCGGCCAGCACCATCTTCATCGCGGAGCGGCCGAACTGGTACCACCAGTGGAGCGTGGGCTGGGCCACGGAGGTGTTCTGGGACTACTCCGAGTTCACGATGCAGGGCGGCGGCGCCTCGCTCCACTCGGGTGGGGGCGACTACGCCTTCTGCGATGGCCACGCCAAGTGGATGCGCCGGGAGGCCGCTACCCGGCCGGTGGGTCGCCAGGCCACCGATCCGGCTCAGCGCGACCCGGCCGACGGCCCCTGGCCGAACGGCATGTGGGACAAGCGCCAGTGACGGCGCGCGCCCCTCGCGGTGGTAGCGCTGCGGGAGGCGCGCTCGCCCGGAGCCTGCACTGAAATGGGCAGAGAGATCAACCCGATCTACGCCATCGCGGCCATCGTGGCGCTCGTCGCCGTCGTCGTCGCGGGCTTCCTCTACTTCGCAGCGCCGCGCGCTCCCGGCGGGGTCAAGTACACGCCCGGCGTCCCACCCTGGATGGAGAAGAACGGCGCGGGCCGCAAGCAGACACCGGACTACCCGCCGGCGGCGCGGAGCGGCCCGCCGATGGCCCCGCCGGCCGTGAGCGGGCACTGATGCCCCCGGGGCGGTGCGTACCGCGCGCCGCCCCCTTCTGCGCCGATATGGCCGAAATCGCCGTCGTCGACCCCGGCGCGCGCATCGTGGACCGCTGGGAGGGCTGGGGCTGCAGCCTATCCTGGTGGGCCGTCTGCTCCGCCCACTGGCCCGAGTCGGCTCGCGCCGAAGCCTGCCGTCGGCTCTTCAGCCGGACGTCGGACGCGCTGGGCCTGAGCATCTGCCGGTACAACGCCGGCGGCACCGCGCCAACCGCCGACCCGGCTCCCTACCGGCCGGGCGGGCGCGTGCTCGCCATGCTCGACCGCGACGGCTCCTGGCGCCCCGAGCGCGACGCCGCGCAGATCTCCTGCCTGCGGCTCGCCCGGCGCTCTGGGGCCAACCGGTTCGAGCTGTTCGTGAACTCCCCGCCCTGGTGGATGCTGCGAAGCGGCAGCACGCGCGGCGGCGATGGAGGAGGCGAGAACCTGGAGCCGGGGCACGAGCGAGACTACGCGGAGTGGCTGGCGGAGACCGCGGCGCGGCTCGAGTGCGAGGCCGACGTGCGCTTTGGCTCCGTCGCGCCCTTCAACGAGCCCTCGGCGTGGTGGTGGAACGGGGCGACGAGCGGCCAGGAGGGCTGCCGCGTCTCCTGGCCAGCGCAGGCGCGCGTGGTGCGCCATCTGAACGAGGCCCTGCGCCGCCGCGGGGTTCGCGCCGTCGCGGCCTGCTCCGACGAGAACGGCGCGCACGAGGCCTACAACACCCTGGACTGGCTCACCCGGCCCGAGGGGGGTGCCCTGCGCGCGCACGCCATCGGCCGCCTGAACGTGCACGCCTACCACGGATGGGAGTGGCAGGAGCGCCTGCGCGACCTGTCCGCCGCGCGAGGAGTGCCCGCGGTGTGGATGTCCGAGGTCACCTACCGCGAGTGGGGCGAGCCGGCCTACGTCCCGAACGACATGCGGTGCGCCTTGCCCGTCTCTCGCTCGATCGTCGGCGACGTGCGACGCCTGGGGTGCCGCGGCTGGGTCTACTGGCAGCCGGTGGAGCCGCTCTCGTTCTCACTTACCTACCGCTACACGTACGGCTTCCTGCAGGCGGCGGTTGACGTCGGGGTGCCGTGGGGAGGACGCATCTACGGTCCGGGCGACTGCGTGGTGGCCAGGTCTTTCCACGTCATGATGCAGTTCTCGCGCTTCGTGCTGCCCGGGTTCCGCGTCGTGCGCTCCGGCGACGATTGGACCCTCGCGGCACACTCGCCCTCGGGCGATCGCCTGGTGCTCGTGGCGCACCACGATGGAGAGGGCCCCCGGGAGCTGCGCTACGACCTCCGGCGGTTCGCACGGGCCGGCGAGACCGCCGCCGCGTGGCGCACCCAGAACGACGACGCATCGGGGGCCTGGGCGTGCCGAGCGATCCCGGCGCTTCCCGTGCGCGGCGGCACGCTAGAGGTCACGCTGCCCCCGCGCTCCGTCACCACCTACCGCATCGACGACATGCGCCTGACCCCGGAGATGTCGGTCGATGCCGGTCAGAAATAGTAGCTGTAGGTGTTGACGCCGAGCGCCCAGCCCACGAGCGGCCACGCGCAACCGATCAGGTAGTCGCCGAGTGTGAGGCCGAGGAAGAACGGCACGAAGCGTCGGTAGCCCGCCAGGCCGCTGTAGCGCAGCACGGCCGCCTTGCAGACCCACGCGATGAGCAGCGGCATCCACAGCGTGCTCATCGAGAAGCTCCCCGACACGGCGAAGCCGAGCGGGTGGAAGGGCCACCACGCCAGCCTCATGCGTCCCACCTGCAGCAGCATCGTCGTCGCGAGCCCGACCCCCACCGCGATGACCGCCGGCGGGTCCGTGTCGCGCGGACTGGCGATCCAGCCCGAGAGGCGGTTAAAGGCCTCCCAGCCGAAGCCGGTGAAGTGGCTGGCCATGCGCACCTCCGCGCCGCTGCGGTAGCCCAGGTGATAGAGCGCCCAGCAGCCGGAAACGAGGCCGACCACGGAGGCCAGCACGAGCGCCGCCGCGATGCCTCTCGGCGCGATGCCTCGGCGCTCGCCAATCTTGAACGCCTCGAGCTGGTAGGGCATCGCGATGCTGCGGTAGGCGCGGTTGAACCAGTAGAAGTAGGTTAGGGCGCCGAGCGCCTGCGGCGAGAAGCCGCGTGTGCCGAGCACCGCCGTCAGTATGTAGTCCGGCCCGCCGTTGTGCAGGTCGTGCGCGGGCGGGCCGAGCTCGGCGCGCATGCGCGTGCAGGCCAGCGCGATGGCGAAGTAGATGGCGAACGCCG from Chthonomonadales bacterium includes these protein-coding regions:
- a CDS encoding sulfatase-like hydrolase/transferase, with the protein product MPRPPNIVICQADQLRAFEVGCYGHPVVRTPNIDRLAAGGTRFETAITSFPVCMAARSALLSGQYARRCTNGVANFAHVSEGHVDMPEYPAHGRPHLPDPTLPEILAEHGYHNAAIGKWHIHTWPHDVGFHEYLIPRVHHCHTGQSYTRNGGPEFVPPGYSVDFEAAEVERFLADRRGAAEPFFLYYNISPPHCPLADAPERVRAMYDPAAMVLRPNADPDGPLPNGEYHLRVYRWDFRFYNHHLPHTETLPAGYGLRELYAEYAGMTTWADECVGRMLDALHSAGLEEQTVVLLTSDHGDNLGSHGRVQKDTLDEESIRVPLVVRCAGRPARAPRVASGHVASTIDVMPTLLELAGLEPPAHVHGSSLAPILRGEREALERPHAFVETGGDGVGVRTPTHLYGLPRTNRRDLAERPHRFHDLRADPYQLRNLARGGEQDETARALDALVRAWDARTPWMHRDEGGSPGTVR
- a CDS encoding LacI family DNA-binding transcriptional regulator, yielding MPGSMPARDPRTTLTQVAERAGVSLTTASLVLGGKADQHRISSDTLQRVLRAAEELDYAPNLLVKSLRHGHTNILAFLSAFRHRHASDLYMDRLSTSIEMAVGRHGYNVLVYCNHALGAEETYRFLNGGHTDGLLFFAPLPDDPLLPYVRQSRQTTVLINARDDAGVLPCARDDVESGMCQVAHALLSLGHRRIVALGEEGRAFRDSAERIALLERHLCEAAPVGLEFATASLRGSAESLLRDLMGGARPPTALFCWRDRMAYWFLEACESLGIDVPGRLSIVGYDGLHWPAATRHVAASVRVDLDALAEAAVGLLDGLIHRRHGAPDEARVPVVLSPGTTLGPASGP
- a CDS encoding prepilin-type N-terminal cleavage/methylation domain-containing protein, whose protein sequence is MPGSAWARPRARGFTLIELLVVIAIIAILAAILFPVFAQAREKARGITCLSNMKQIMLGELMYAQDFDETHSWTWGWDPTWVPWHQQVDPYIKNRQIWECPDDAWGHGQDALDSARPATPVSYSQNFRWPENSWGWGADSPSYLMSPASAADASITSPASTIFIAERPNWYHQWSVGWATEVFWDYSEFTMQGGGASLHSGGGDYAFCDGHAKWMRREAATRPVGRQATDPAQRDPADGPWPNGMWDKRQ